The window AGTCACTCTCCGTGCTATTACTTGCTTTCATTGCGGAATAAAACTGCGCGAAGGATGCGTACGTGATTGCAATGAGAAGAATGCAGATTGCAATAAAACAGAATAAAATTTGTTTTGAGAGTTTATCAAAATCCTTGATAAGAGATTTTTCAGACATATGCGCAGTAGACCGAGTATCCAGAACCCCTGCCAATCACCTCAACATTTCCATAGACTTCTTTCATGAACTGAGCAAACGATTTTCCTCCCTTTTGCGTTCTTGCAACGATCTGCAAAGACCCTCCTTTTTTGAGATGATCCTTTGCATTCTCAATTAATCTTAAACAGATCTGTTTTCCTGCAGTTTGCGGAGGATTAAACAAAATTACATCAAATCGTTCTTGGATATTCTCAAAACCATCACTTTGACATAATTTGATGTGAACGTTGTTTCTCTTCGCATTCTTTTTTGTTTGCTCTACTGCGCGTTCATTCACATCGCTTGCATGTACCTCCAAGTCAGGATACTTGAGTTTAGCGTATAGTGCAACAGGTCCCCAGCCACAGCCAAGATCAAGAAGAGATCCTTTTGAGGGAATCCTTGCGTATTTTAGTA of the Candidatus Woesearchaeota archaeon genome contains:
- a CDS encoding class I SAM-dependent methyltransferase, which produces MTEHYYSKKPTSKKTYKEFDITINGTSFTVETVSGLFSLSKLDKGTQVLLKYARIPSKGSLLDLGCGWGPVALYAKLKYPDLEVHASDVNERAVEQTKKNAKRNNVHIKLCQSDGFENIQERFDVILFNPPQTAGKQICLRLIENAKDHLKKGGSLQIVARTQKGGKSFAQFMKEVYGNVEVIGRGSGYSVYCAYV